The following proteins are co-located in the Doryrhamphus excisus isolate RoL2022-K1 chromosome 3, RoL_Dexc_1.0, whole genome shotgun sequence genome:
- the dsg2l gene encoding desmoglein-2-like protein — translation MFFLLALRRVKTMAPLLGCTLFALLAFCFTLVPVQAEGNELHRQKRDWIRYPRPMKENHDYTGIEIARIRSDKENFTKIIYSISGPGVDKPPANRFWIDPSTGSVRVNTILDREEIAFYDLKGMARFLDGTTAEKDLDLRIAVLDENDCIPVITAHQVGSVNESSAIGTMVMKVIATDADDENSINSKIAYRIVETSSSAGMFSINSESGEVSVQRNTLDRETKDTYKVIISASDLNGQPGGNTGTGAIEIKILDINDNIPTLEKESYEGSVMENTINVEVMRIKAVDLDLIYTDNWLAVFEIISGNEGGYFTITTDSKTNEGIVMIQRALDYEEIKTLKLEVVVSNKAKYNFGSSNPGSITIKSYPVKINVVNQKEGPRFQPTVKVVTLSEDHTSIHINKVITTYAAIDSDTLQTATNVRYAKISDVDNWLIINEKTAEIRLNKLPDRESKFLINGTYYAKIICISNELQSKTATGTIAIQVEDYNDHCPKVTTTSHTMCYGDNVIYVTAMDKDEFPNSSPFEFSVISGSSKGRWTVEHLNGTTALLRDQAFLWPGFYQVAVEVKDQQGKSCADMQMLDITVCTCHESTKVCLDRSTKRSSFSVAGILLLLLGLLLLLLVPLLLMFCLCGGAGGDFKAIPFDTKQQLISYHTEGQGEDREVPLLHTPDGGTVTVTKDINTHEGKGYLGGLVELGGAAGGAAAHNNLFVTSENVHQYNEYSQSNGQTRLGYIEGGMMTGQEQYRGGPYDGLALSDHFLEEYYSSKANYAAQQSQQKDAVLVYDYEGRESLAGSVGCCSLLENDNDLSFLDDLGPKFKTLAEICQGSTMMMEFGKDAVHPPPARPVSPIRPSTHTHVHTHTESIKDRDHVRVDGINTSNVTSGMSTLVQERQMSSTSQGSATLSRVQVQDNIVIPNQALVMQQPALYYAATPMYVVEPKPQMVLVAGQQGAGQAGQVGLTQGLVQVGGLQGSQSVMLVDGQVGQVAQGTLPRQVLLVESGSSGGGAQVAFVQTGQGSSQEGLEVRGQSVQAKSFSLASQDSKGSKEDFVLKATPKSQSSQRVVVQRKKVSVTERNIESSSRA, via the exons GAGATTGGATCCGGTATCCCAGGCCTATGAAGGAGAACCATGACTACACCGGAATAGAAATTGCCAGA ATTCGTTCAGATAAGGAGAACTtcacaaagatcatctattcGATCAGTGGGCCTGGTGTGGACAAGCCTCCTGCTAACAGATTCTGGATTGACCCCTCAACTGGCTCTGTGAGAGTCAATACCATTTTGGACCGAGAGGAGATCGCCTTTTATGAT TTAAAAGGAATGGCAAGATTCTTGGATGGGACGACTGCTGAGAAGGATTTAGACCTAAGAATTGCTGTTCTGGATGAAAATGACTGCATACCTGTAATTACAGCACACCAAGTCGGATCTGTCAATGAATCCAGCGCAATCG GCACGATGGTCATGAAGGTGATTGCAACCGATGCTGATGACGAGAATTCGATCAACTCCAAGATTGCCTACAGGATTGTGGAGACGAGCAGCAGTGCCGGCATGTTTTCCATCAACTCTGAAAGTGGAGAGGTCTCGGTTCAACGGAACACCCTTGATAGGGAG ACAAAGGATACATACAAGGTCATTATAAGTGCTTCTGACTTAAATGGACAACCTGGAGGAAATACAGGAACCGGAGCAATTGAAATCAAAATCCTGGACATAAACGACAACATTCCCACTCTGGAAAAGGAATCG TATGAGGGCAGCGTGATGGAGAACACCATCAACGTGGAGGTCATGCGGATAAAGGCAGTGGACTTGGATCTGATTTACACTGACAACTGGCTGGCTGTTTTTGAAATCATCTCAGGAAACGAAGGAGGCTATTTTACCATCACTACAGACTCCAAGACCAACGAAGGAATTGTTATGATTCAGAGG GCGTTGGACTATGAGGAAATTAAGACGCTTAAGTTGGAAGTGGTCGTTTCCAACAAAGCAAAGTATAATTTTGGAAGCTCAAATCCAGGTTCCATAACTATAAAATCTTACCCCGTGAAGATCAATGTGGTCAATCAGAAGGAGGGTCCTCGTTTCCAGCCCACTGTCAAAGTGGTGACTCTGTCCGAGgaccacacatccatccatataaACAAAGTCATCACCACCTATGCCGCCATTGACAGTGACACACTACAGACTGCGACCAACGTAAG gtacGCTAAAATCAGTGATGTTGACAACTGGTTGATCATTAACGAGAAAACAGCTGAAATTCGGCTTAATAAACTCCCTGATCGAGAGTCCAAGTTCTTGATCAATGGAACATATTACGCCAAAATTATATGCATTAGTAATG AGCTTCAGTCAAAGACCGCCACGGGGACCATTGCTATTCAGGTGGAGGACTATAACGACCACTGCCCAAAAGTGACAACGACAAGTCACACCATGTGCTACGGTGATAATGTCATCTACGTCACCGCCATGGACAAAGACGAATTCCCTAATTCATCACCGTTTGAGTTCAGTGTGATTTCTGGGAGCAGCAAAGGGAGGTGGACAGTGGAGCATCTTAATG GGACGACAGCACTACTGCGAGACCAAGCCTTCCTGTGGCCAGGGTTTTACCAAGTGGCTGTAGAGGTCAAGGACCAGCAGGGAAAGTCATGTGCTGACATGCAGATGCTCGACATCACCGTGTGCACATGCCATGAAAGCACTAAAGTCTGCCTGGACCGTAGCACAAAGCGTTCCAGTTTTAGCGTTGCAGGAATTCTTCTTTTATTGCTGGGCTTACTGCTACTACTGT TGGTGCCTCTTCTGCTGATGTTCTGCCTgtgtggaggagctggaggagactTCAAAGCCATTCCTTTTGATACCAAACAGCAGCTCATCTCCTACCACACTGAAGGCCAAGGAGAAGATAGA GAAGTTCCTCTTCTCCATACACCAGATGGCGGAACAGTAACTGTCACCAAAGATATCAACACCCATGAAGGAAAAGGATACCTTGGGGGACTGGTAGAATTGGGAGGGGCCGCAGGTGGTGCAGCAGCccataataatttatttgtaacaAGTGAGAATGTGCACCAGTACAACGAATACAGCCAATCTAATGGACAAACAAGGTTGGGGTACATAGAAGGGGGGATGATGACTGGACAAGAACAGTACAGAGGTGGCCCCTACGATGGCCTGGCTCTATCTGATCACTTCTTGGAGGAATACTATTCAAGT AAAGCCAACTATGCTGCCCAGCAGTCCCAACAAAAGGATGCCGTGTTGGTCTACGACTACGAGGGCAGGGAGTCTCTGGCAGGTTCCGTGGGCTGCTGCAGCCTCCTGGAGAACGATAACGACCTCTCATTCCTTGATGACCTTGGGCCTAAATTTAAAACTCTCGCTGAGATTTGCCAGGGATCCACTATGATGATGGAGTTTGGAAAAGATGCGGTCCATCCACCGCCCGCCAGGCCAGTGTCTCCTATCAGGCCCTCCACTCACACCCATGTCCATACTCACACTGAAAGCATTAAGGACAGGGATCACGTTCGTGTTGACGGCATCAACACATCCAATGTAACATCTGGAATGTCCACCCTTGTCCAGGAGAGGCAGATGTCCAGCACAAGCCAGGGGTCAGCCACACTCTCTCGGGTCCAAGTCCAGGACAACATTGTGATTCCCAATCAAGCCCTTGTGATGCAACAGCCTGCATTGTACTACGCTGCCACGCCCATGTATGTTGTGGAGCCCAAGCCACAAATGGTACTTGTTGCAGGACAGCAGGGAGCAGGGCAAGCGGGTCAGGTTGGACTGACACAAGGTCTGGTTCAAGTTGGCGGCCTGCAAGGGTCTCAAAGTGTGATGCTGGTCGATGGGCAAGTTGGGCAGGTGGCACAAGGAACCTTACCCAGACAAGTCCTGCTGGTAGAAAGCGGGTCTTCAGGTGGAGGTGCACAGGTGGCCTTTGTCCAGACAGGTCAGGGATCGAGTCAGGAAGGGTTGGAGGTCAGGGGTCAAAGTGTGCAGGCCAAGAGTTTTTCACTGGCTTCTCAGGATTCCAAAGGGTCAAAGGAGGACTTTGTGCTGAAAGCCACACCCAAGTCCCAAAGCAGCCAGAGAGTTGTTGTTCAACGGAAGAAGGTCTCAGTCACAGAGAGGAATATAGAATCTAGTTCGAgagcttaa
- the LOC131126149 gene encoding tubulin beta chain-like isoform X2, whose amino-acid sequence MDSVRSGPFGQLFRPDNFVFGQSGAGNNWAKGHYTEGAELVDAVLDVVRKESENCDCLQGFQLTHSLGGGTGSGMGTLLISKIREEYPDRIMNTFSVMPSPKVSDTVVEPYNATLSVHQLVENTDESFSIDNEALYDICFRTLKLTTPTYGDLNHLVSATMSGVTTCLRFPGQLNADLRKLAVNMVPFPRLHFFMPGFAPLTSRGSQQYRALSVPELTQQMFDAKNMMAACDPRHGRYLTVAAIFRGRMSMKEVDEQMLSVQNKNSSYFVEWIPNNVKTAVCDIPPRGLKMSATFIGNSTAIQEIFRRISEQFTAMFRRKAFLHWYTGEGMDEMEFTEAESNMNDLVSEYQQYQDATADEMGEYEEDEMDDEEDIRH is encoded by the exons ATGGATTCAGTTCGCTCCGGCCCCTTTGGACAGCTCTTCAGGCCTGACAACTTTGTCTTTG GCCAAAGCGGAGCAGGAAACAACTGGGCCAAGGGTCACTACACGGAAGGAGCAGAGCTCGTGGACGCCGTTCTGGATGTGGTGAGGAAAGAGTCCGAGAACTGCGACTGCCTCCAAGGCTTCCAGCTCACCCACTCCCTGGGCGGAGGCACCGGTTCCGGAATGGGCACCTTGCTGATCAGCAAGATCCGCGAGGAGTACCCAGACCGCATCATGAACACTTTCAGCGTCATGCCTTCGCCCAAAGTGTCAGACACGGTGGTGGAGCCCTACAACGCCACCCTGTCTGTGCACCAGTTGGTGGAGAACACCGACGAGTCCTTCAGCATTGACAACGAGGCTCTGTATGACATCTGCTTTCGCACCTTGAAGCTGACCACGCCCACCTACGGAGACCTCAACCACCTGGTGTCGGCCACCATGAGCGGCGTCACCACCTGTCTCCGCTTCCCGGGACAACTCAACGCCGATCTCCGTAAGCTGGCCGTCAACATGGTGCCGTTCCCTCGCTTGCACTTCTTCATGCCGGGCTTTGCCCCACtcaccagcagggggagccAGCAATACCGCGCCCTCTCCGTTCCCGAGCTCACCCAGCAAATGTTCGACGCCAAGAACATGATGGCGGCATGCGACCCGCGACACGGTCGCTACCTCACCGTGGCGGCCATCTTTCGCGGCCGCATGTCCATGAAGGAAGTAGATGAGCAAATGCTGAGCGTGCAGAACAAGAACAGCAGCTACTTTGTGGAGTGGATCCCCAACAATGTCAAGACCGCTGTGTGCGACATCCCTCCACGAGGCCTCAAGATGTCGGCCACCTTCATTGGCAACAGCACGGCCATCCAGGAGATCTTTAGAAGGATCTCGGAGCAGTTCACCGCCATGTTCCGCAGGAAGGCCTTCCTCCACTGGTACACAGGTGAAGGTATGGACGAGATGGAGTTCACCGAGGCTGAGAGCAACATGAACGACCTGGTGTCAGAGTACCAGCAGTACCAGGACGCGACTGCTGATGAGATGGGGGAGTACGAAGAGGATGAAATGGACGACGAGGAGGACATCCGCCATTAA
- the LOC131126149 gene encoding tubulin beta chain-like isoform X1: MREIVHIQAGQCGNQIGAKFWEVISDEHGIDPSGSYQGDSDLQLERISVYYNEASDSKFVPRAILVDLEPGTMDSVRSGPFGQLFRPDNFVFGQSGAGNNWAKGHYTEGAELVDAVLDVVRKESENCDCLQGFQLTHSLGGGTGSGMGTLLISKIREEYPDRIMNTFSVMPSPKVSDTVVEPYNATLSVHQLVENTDESFSIDNEALYDICFRTLKLTTPTYGDLNHLVSATMSGVTTCLRFPGQLNADLRKLAVNMVPFPRLHFFMPGFAPLTSRGSQQYRALSVPELTQQMFDAKNMMAACDPRHGRYLTVAAIFRGRMSMKEVDEQMLSVQNKNSSYFVEWIPNNVKTAVCDIPPRGLKMSATFIGNSTAIQEIFRRISEQFTAMFRRKAFLHWYTGEGMDEMEFTEAESNMNDLVSEYQQYQDATADEMGEYEEDEMDDEEDIRH; encoded by the exons ATGAGGGAGATCGTGCACATCCAGGCTGGACAATGTGGCAATCAGATTGGGGCCAAG TTCTGGGAAGTAATCAGTGATGAGCATGGGATCGATCCGTCGGGCAGTTACCAAGGCGACAGCGACCTACAGCTGGAGAGGATCAGCGTGTACTACAACGAAGCCTCAG ACAGCAAATTTGTCCCCCGTGCCATTCTGGTGGACCTGGAACCAGGGACCATGGATTCAGTTCGCTCCGGCCCCTTTGGACAGCTCTTCAGGCCTGACAACTTTGTCTTTG GCCAAAGCGGAGCAGGAAACAACTGGGCCAAGGGTCACTACACGGAAGGAGCAGAGCTCGTGGACGCCGTTCTGGATGTGGTGAGGAAAGAGTCCGAGAACTGCGACTGCCTCCAAGGCTTCCAGCTCACCCACTCCCTGGGCGGAGGCACCGGTTCCGGAATGGGCACCTTGCTGATCAGCAAGATCCGCGAGGAGTACCCAGACCGCATCATGAACACTTTCAGCGTCATGCCTTCGCCCAAAGTGTCAGACACGGTGGTGGAGCCCTACAACGCCACCCTGTCTGTGCACCAGTTGGTGGAGAACACCGACGAGTCCTTCAGCATTGACAACGAGGCTCTGTATGACATCTGCTTTCGCACCTTGAAGCTGACCACGCCCACCTACGGAGACCTCAACCACCTGGTGTCGGCCACCATGAGCGGCGTCACCACCTGTCTCCGCTTCCCGGGACAACTCAACGCCGATCTCCGTAAGCTGGCCGTCAACATGGTGCCGTTCCCTCGCTTGCACTTCTTCATGCCGGGCTTTGCCCCACtcaccagcagggggagccAGCAATACCGCGCCCTCTCCGTTCCCGAGCTCACCCAGCAAATGTTCGACGCCAAGAACATGATGGCGGCATGCGACCCGCGACACGGTCGCTACCTCACCGTGGCGGCCATCTTTCGCGGCCGCATGTCCATGAAGGAAGTAGATGAGCAAATGCTGAGCGTGCAGAACAAGAACAGCAGCTACTTTGTGGAGTGGATCCCCAACAATGTCAAGACCGCTGTGTGCGACATCCCTCCACGAGGCCTCAAGATGTCGGCCACCTTCATTGGCAACAGCACGGCCATCCAGGAGATCTTTAGAAGGATCTCGGAGCAGTTCACCGCCATGTTCCGCAGGAAGGCCTTCCTCCACTGGTACACAGGTGAAGGTATGGACGAGATGGAGTTCACCGAGGCTGAGAGCAACATGAACGACCTGGTGTCAGAGTACCAGCAGTACCAGGACGCGACTGCTGATGAGATGGGGGAGTACGAAGAGGATGAAATGGACGACGAGGAGGACATCCGCCATTAA